From Polynucleobacter sp. MWH-Braz-FAM2G, a single genomic window includes:
- the carA gene encoding glutamine-hydrolyzing carbamoyl-phosphate synthase small subunit, protein MLPSFPPAVLALADGTLFPGFSIGAPGETTGEVVFNTALTGYQEIITDPSYSRQIVTLTYPHIGNVGVNAQDAESDRIHAAGLVIKDLPKRVSNFRSEGPLDVYLTKAGVLGIAGIDTRKLTRILRDKGAQSGAIVAGKVGDDHEALGIKALELAKAFPGMAGLDLAKVVTTQKPYEWREAEWALQGPNGKPGYRSLDTGKPVKRVVAFDFGVKRNILRMLTERGCQLTVVPAQTSAAEVLAMNPDGVFFSNGPGDPGPCDYAIAAAKEIIEKGVPTFGICLGHQIMGLAAGAKTLKMKFGHHGANHPVKDLDTGRVAITSQNHGFAVDANTLPDNIHVTHVSLFDGSLQGMAWKDKPALCFQGHPEASPGPHDIAYLFDRFVELMNAASNKEGK, encoded by the coding sequence TTGCTTCCTTCTTTTCCCCCCGCCGTATTGGCTCTTGCTGACGGCACCTTATTTCCCGGATTTAGTATTGGCGCCCCTGGCGAAACTACTGGAGAAGTAGTTTTCAATACCGCATTGACTGGTTATCAGGAAATCATTACCGATCCAAGCTATTCACGTCAAATAGTTACCTTGACCTATCCACATATTGGAAATGTGGGTGTGAATGCTCAAGATGCAGAATCAGATCGGATTCATGCTGCTGGCCTAGTTATCAAAGATTTGCCAAAACGAGTATCCAATTTTCGTTCCGAAGGTCCTTTAGACGTCTATCTCACAAAAGCGGGCGTGCTTGGTATTGCAGGGATTGATACCCGCAAGCTCACAAGAATTCTTCGCGATAAGGGCGCCCAATCTGGTGCCATTGTTGCTGGCAAGGTAGGGGATGATCACGAAGCTTTAGGTATAAAGGCGCTGGAGTTGGCTAAGGCATTCCCTGGAATGGCGGGATTGGATTTAGCCAAGGTCGTTACTACTCAAAAGCCGTATGAATGGCGTGAAGCCGAATGGGCTCTGCAAGGTCCAAATGGTAAGCCAGGTTATAGATCCTTGGATACTGGTAAACCAGTTAAAAGAGTGGTTGCCTTTGATTTTGGTGTGAAACGCAATATTCTTCGCATGCTCACTGAGCGCGGCTGTCAATTGACGGTTGTCCCTGCGCAAACTAGTGCCGCAGAAGTATTAGCGATGAACCCAGATGGCGTATTTTTCTCAAATGGTCCTGGCGATCCAGGTCCTTGTGATTATGCAATTGCTGCTGCAAAAGAAATTATCGAGAAGGGTGTTCCAACCTTCGGTATTTGTCTAGGCCATCAAATTATGGGTCTTGCTGCAGGAGCAAAGACTTTGAAAATGAAGTTTGGGCATCACGGTGCAAATCATCCAGTAAAAGATTTGGATACTGGTCGCGTAGCGATTACCTCTCAAAATCATGGCTTTGCTGTTGATGCAAATACCTTGCCAGACAATATTCATGTTACCCATGTTTCCTTATTCGATGGTTCTTTGCAAGGTATGGCCTGGAAAGACAAGCCAGCTCTTTGTTTCCAAGGGCATCCTGAGGCCTCTCCAGGTCCTCATGACATAGCTTATTTATTTGATCGTTTTGTGGAGCTAATGAATGCTGCCAGCAACAAGGAGGGCAAATAA
- a CDS encoding transglycosylase SLT domain-containing protein: MRMLYAVVVIAALLSGCASTGDWSSDTPTKANPKSSRATRVNLQNQSVSKVYAPSDNLWIRIRDGFQMEPMNSPLEIEQVRWLSARPDYVHRSMARSSRYLFYIVQEVNARNMPTEIALLPFVESAFVTNAKSSAKAVGLWQFMPATGKDFRLTQNVFRDERRDVLQSTDAALDYLQRLYNQFGSWELALAAYNWGAGNISKAQKRNAAAGLPTDYESLTMPRETRNYVPKLMAYRQIVLDPQAYGIVLPELENHPYFVALDVGSDIDVALVIKLAEIPEDEFHSLNPSFNKPVILSNANQQILLPFGHAEIFQSNLKQYTKPLSSWTAVQVSKTESVDQAAKTLGVDMDTLREVNGIPKGMRIRAGSTVLIPKTSRRPGDVSTAMAENASLSLEKPAPPAPKCPKPTKGSKGAKAAKCHAPNSTKTAEKGASKGNSSEKNAASQHKSASTGLAKSAKNGSSAAQSNNKSSKGASKSQ, from the coding sequence ATGCGAATGTTGTATGCAGTAGTAGTTATTGCTGCCTTGTTGAGTGGATGCGCTAGTACAGGCGACTGGTCATCGGACACTCCTACAAAAGCGAACCCAAAATCCTCTAGGGCTACACGCGTTAATCTTCAAAATCAGAGTGTCAGCAAGGTCTATGCTCCTTCTGATAATCTCTGGATTCGTATTCGTGATGGCTTCCAAATGGAGCCAATGAATAGCCCCTTAGAGATTGAGCAAGTTCGCTGGTTAAGTGCACGCCCAGATTATGTTCATCGCTCCATGGCCCGCTCTTCACGTTACTTGTTTTATATAGTGCAAGAGGTCAACGCGCGCAATATGCCAACGGAGATTGCGCTTCTACCATTTGTAGAAAGTGCTTTTGTCACGAACGCAAAATCAAGCGCAAAAGCAGTAGGGCTGTGGCAATTTATGCCGGCAACTGGAAAAGACTTTCGACTAACCCAAAATGTCTTCAGAGATGAGCGTCGCGATGTTTTGCAATCGACCGACGCTGCTTTAGATTATCTGCAACGCCTATACAACCAGTTTGGCAGTTGGGAATTAGCCTTGGCTGCATATAACTGGGGCGCTGGAAATATTTCTAAAGCCCAAAAACGTAATGCGGCAGCAGGTTTACCCACGGATTATGAAAGCCTGACCATGCCGCGGGAGACTCGGAACTATGTACCCAAGCTGATGGCTTATCGACAAATCGTATTAGATCCACAGGCTTATGGAATCGTTTTGCCTGAACTTGAGAATCACCCATACTTTGTTGCTTTGGATGTCGGTAGCGACATTGATGTGGCATTGGTAATTAAGTTAGCTGAAATTCCAGAGGATGAATTTCATAGTCTCAATCCATCATTTAATAAGCCAGTCATTCTCAGTAACGCCAATCAACAAATCTTGTTACCGTTCGGTCACGCTGAAATTTTTCAGAGCAATTTAAAGCAATACACTAAACCTTTATCTTCTTGGACTGCAGTTCAAGTAAGTAAAACTGAAAGCGTTGATCAGGCAGCCAAAACTTTGGGAGTGGATATGGACACCCTTCGAGAGGTAAACGGCATTCCGAAGGGTATGCGTATTCGCGCAGGCTCCACGGTATTGATTCCAAAAACCAGTCGCCGCCCAGGAGATGTGTCGACTGCTATGGCTGAAAATGCCAGCTTAAGTCTAGAGAAGCCTGCGCCACCAGCACCGAAGTGCCCAAAACCTACCAAAGGAAGCAAGGGAGCTAAAGCGGCTAAATGTCACGCCCCAAACTCTACTAAAACGGCCGAAAAGGGCGCTTCTAAGGGTAATTCTTCTGAAAAAAATGCTGCATCTCAGCATAAATCCGCATCGACAGGGCTTGCAAAATCTGCGAAAAATGGTAGTTCAGCCGCCCAAAGTAACAATAAGAGCAGTAAAGGGGCGAGCAAAAGTCAGTAA
- a CDS encoding class I SAM-dependent methyltransferase — protein MIPTPPIPSQMPAPPWSSWEKWLQSPPGRYVLAWEQGCFDQIVADVFGFHALQIGLPQLNTLNENRMPLQALLIHSNDNRSHAARFNWHLVQGDSTELPFANESLDLIVLPHVLEFATDPHQILREVDRVLRPEGRLIISGFNPASLWGARQYLSRLVGTPYLPRDGQFISLIRIKDWLELLNFSLDRGHFGCYKLPLQGESVMGKMDFLEKMGNRWWPIFGAVFLVSAIKRQQGMRMIGPASLARIPAIKQLSPAAERSNIQKQLAQLTDGNSE, from the coding sequence ATGATACCAACCCCACCCATCCCATCACAGATGCCTGCGCCCCCCTGGAGTTCATGGGAAAAATGGTTGCAATCACCTCCTGGACGCTATGTTTTAGCTTGGGAGCAAGGGTGTTTTGATCAAATAGTTGCCGACGTATTTGGTTTTCATGCCCTTCAAATTGGCCTGCCCCAATTAAACACACTAAATGAAAATCGGATGCCTTTGCAGGCCCTACTTATTCACTCCAATGACAACCGCAGTCATGCCGCTCGTTTTAACTGGCATCTAGTTCAAGGGGATAGCACAGAGCTTCCCTTTGCAAATGAAAGCTTGGATTTAATCGTGCTGCCCCATGTCTTAGAATTCGCTACCGACCCTCACCAGATTTTGCGCGAAGTGGATAGAGTATTAAGACCCGAAGGGCGCCTAATTATTTCTGGCTTCAATCCCGCCAGCCTGTGGGGTGCAAGACAATATCTCAGTAGATTGGTCGGAACTCCCTATCTTCCAAGAGATGGGCAATTTATCAGTCTTATTCGGATAAAAGACTGGCTAGAACTACTAAACTTTTCTCTCGATCGGGGTCACTTTGGGTGCTACAAGCTCCCCCTTCAAGGTGAGTCTGTAATGGGTAAGATGGACTTTCTTGAAAAGATGGGTAATCGTTGGTGGCCAATATTTGGTGCTGTTTTTTTGGTTTCCGCCATTAAACGTCAGCAAGGAATGAGAATGATTGGTCCAGCTTCGCTAGCCCGCATTCCAGCAATTAAGCAATTGAGCCCCGCTGCCGAACGAAGCAATATTCAAAAACAACTGGCACAACTGACGGATGGGAATTCGGAATAA
- a CDS encoding propionate--CoA ligase, whose protein sequence is MRLTMSYKAHHERSIKDPDGFWGEQAQLIHWEKPFDKVLNYDNPPFAKWFEGGLTNLCYNAVDRHLKDRPDQIALVAVSTETNQEKAYTFKELYEEVNRMAAIYKANGIQKGDRVLIYMPMIAEACFAMLACVRIGAIHSVVFGGFASHSLASRIDDAKPKLIVTAEAGARGGKAVPYKPLLDEAISLAEYKPERVLIVNRGLTEFTTVAGRDLDYATERQKHLNDLVPVEWVDATHPSYILYTSGTTGKPKGVQRDTGGYAVALAASMKHIFTGNAGETMFCTSDIGWVVGHSYIIYAPLLSGMATIMYEGTPLRPDAGIWWELVDKYKVSVMFSAPTAVRVLKKQDPAFLTKYDLSKLRALFLAGEPLDEPTASWIHDAIKKPIVDNYWQTETGWPMLAIQRGVEVMPHKFGSPGVPSFGYNMKLLDDATSEELGPDQKGVIAIEGPLPPGCMQTVWGDDKRFISTYWETIPGKLIYSTFDWGIKDKDGYFFILGRTDDVINVAGHRLGTREIEESISSHPNISEVAVVGIEDKLKGQAAIAFVIPKDASNTATLEAECMKTVDSTLGAIARPGRVYVVTALPKTRSGKIVRRALQAVAEGRDPGDISTMDDQTVLAQIKTIIEQSAKA, encoded by the coding sequence ATTAGGTTGACCATGTCCTATAAAGCACACCACGAACGCTCAATTAAAGACCCAGACGGATTTTGGGGTGAGCAAGCACAGTTAATTCATTGGGAAAAACCATTTGATAAAGTTCTTAATTACGACAATCCTCCATTTGCGAAGTGGTTTGAAGGTGGTTTAACCAATCTTTGTTACAACGCGGTAGATCGTCATTTAAAAGATCGTCCTGATCAAATTGCTTTAGTTGCTGTTTCAACTGAAACAAACCAAGAGAAGGCTTACACATTTAAAGAGTTATACGAAGAAGTTAATCGTATGGCTGCTATTTACAAAGCAAATGGTATTCAAAAAGGTGATCGTGTTTTGATCTATATGCCGATGATTGCTGAGGCCTGTTTTGCCATGTTGGCGTGCGTACGTATTGGCGCAATTCACTCTGTTGTATTTGGTGGTTTTGCTTCTCACAGCTTGGCTTCTCGAATTGATGACGCAAAACCAAAATTGATTGTTACTGCTGAAGCAGGTGCGCGTGGTGGTAAAGCAGTTCCTTACAAGCCATTGCTAGATGAGGCAATTTCCTTAGCTGAATACAAACCTGAGAGGGTATTGATTGTGAATCGTGGCTTAACCGAATTCACAACGGTAGCTGGTCGTGATTTGGATTATGCAACTGAGCGTCAAAAACATTTAAACGATCTCGTTCCAGTTGAGTGGGTTGATGCTACTCATCCTTCTTATATTTTGTACACATCTGGTACTACCGGTAAACCAAAGGGTGTGCAACGCGATACTGGCGGTTACGCGGTAGCATTAGCGGCCTCAATGAAGCATATCTTTACTGGCAATGCTGGTGAAACCATGTTCTGCACATCAGACATTGGTTGGGTAGTGGGCCATAGCTACATTATTTATGCGCCATTACTATCGGGCATGGCAACCATCATGTACGAAGGCACGCCCTTACGCCCAGATGCTGGTATTTGGTGGGAATTGGTTGATAAGTACAAAGTTTCAGTCATGTTCTCTGCGCCAACAGCAGTTCGCGTGCTCAAGAAACAAGATCCCGCATTCTTAACGAAATACGATTTGTCCAAACTGCGCGCCCTGTTCTTGGCGGGCGAGCCTTTGGATGAGCCAACTGCAAGTTGGATTCATGACGCTATTAAAAAGCCAATCGTGGATAACTATTGGCAAACTGAAACAGGCTGGCCAATGCTTGCAATCCAACGTGGTGTCGAAGTGATGCCTCATAAGTTTGGATCTCCAGGCGTTCCATCTTTCGGTTACAACATGAAGTTGCTGGATGATGCAACTTCCGAAGAGTTGGGTCCAGATCAAAAAGGTGTGATTGCAATTGAAGGTCCGTTGCCACCTGGTTGTATGCAAACTGTTTGGGGTGATGACAAACGCTTTATTAGTACCTACTGGGAAACCATTCCTGGCAAATTAATTTACTCAACCTTTGACTGGGGTATTAAAGATAAAGATGGTTACTTCTTTATCTTAGGTCGTACTGATGACGTGATTAACGTAGCGGGTCACCGCTTAGGAACTCGTGAAATTGAGGAGAGTATTTCTAGTCATCCTAATATTTCAGAGGTTGCAGTTGTAGGTATTGAGGATAAGCTTAAAGGTCAAGCTGCCATTGCTTTCGTGATTCCTAAAGATGCCTCTAACACGGCAACATTAGAGGCGGAGTGCATGAAGACAGTAGACAGCACTCTTGGTGCAATTGCACGTCCTGGCAGAGTATATGTAGTAACTGCCTTACCTAAGACTCGCTCTGGCAAGATTGTTCGCCGTGCTCTTCAGGCTGTTGCAGAGGGTCGCGATCCAGGGGATATCAGCACCATGGATGATCAAACTGTTTTGGCTCAAATTAAGACCATTATTGAGCAGAGCGCCAAGGCTTAA
- the gloB gene encoding hydroxyacylglutathione hydrolase translates to MDKNTLLQVWPIPAFDDNYIWCIHDGSSALVVDPGDSAPTLEFLRANNLSLKGILITHHHADHTGGILNLLQALGSDIPVYGPAGDNIPGRSVIAMQDDKIEITAPRISFKVFEVPGHTLSHIAYFANMQANVVEPMLFCGDTLFASGCGRLFEGTPTQMSQSLAQFAALPKNTLVYCTHEYTLSNIRFAMAVEPNNFNLFSWADEAKSLREQGLPTLPTTIGQELQVNPFMRCDQPEVIAMAKEVSGQAELSTPAHVLAVIRAWKDRF, encoded by the coding sequence ATGGATAAGAATACTTTATTGCAAGTTTGGCCTATACCGGCTTTTGATGATAACTATATCTGGTGCATTCACGATGGCAGTTCGGCTTTAGTGGTTGATCCAGGTGATTCAGCGCCAACGCTAGAGTTCCTCAGGGCAAATAATCTCTCTCTTAAGGGGATTTTAATCACCCATCATCACGCAGACCATACAGGCGGGATTCTGAATTTGCTCCAAGCTTTAGGTTCAGATATTCCCGTCTATGGCCCAGCAGGAGATAACATCCCTGGCCGCTCTGTTATTGCAATGCAAGATGACAAGATTGAAATTACTGCCCCGCGGATTAGTTTTAAAGTATTTGAAGTGCCTGGGCATACCTTAAGTCATATCGCTTACTTTGCCAACATGCAAGCCAATGTGGTGGAGCCAATGCTTTTTTGTGGAGATACCTTATTCGCATCTGGATGCGGTCGCTTGTTCGAAGGAACGCCAACGCAAATGTCCCAGTCGCTCGCACAATTTGCAGCCTTACCAAAAAATACCTTGGTTTATTGCACTCATGAATACACTTTATCGAATATTCGTTTTGCGATGGCAGTCGAGCCTAATAACTTCAATTTGTTCTCATGGGCCGATGAAGCAAAATCCCTCAGAGAGCAGGGATTGCCAACCCTCCCAACGACAATTGGTCAGGAACTTCAAGTAAACCCATTTATGCGATGTGATCAACCAGAAGTCATTGCAATGGCTAAAGAGGTTTCAGGTCAAGCCGAATTATCAACACCCGCTCATGTCTTAGCAGTAATAAGAGCCTGGAAAGATCGTTTCTGA
- the rnhA gene encoding ribonuclease HI codes for MPHSTQPHIVIYTDGACKGNPGPGGWGAVLRSGSHEKHIHGGEKLTTNNRMEICAVIFALKALKQRSSVELWTDSQYVQKGVTEWLEGWKKRGWKTASKDPVKNADLWQELDSLLPKHEISWHWVRGHNGHPGNELADQLANKGVEEFLP; via the coding sequence ATGCCTCACTCCACACAACCCCACATCGTCATATATACCGATGGAGCCTGTAAAGGCAATCCTGGCCCCGGTGGTTGGGGAGCTGTTTTACGCTCAGGAAGTCATGAAAAGCACATACATGGTGGCGAGAAACTGACAACCAATAATCGCATGGAAATATGCGCAGTGATTTTTGCTCTAAAGGCGCTAAAACAGCGCAGTAGCGTAGAACTCTGGACAGACTCTCAATACGTCCAAAAAGGGGTTACAGAATGGCTGGAGGGCTGGAAGAAAAGAGGCTGGAAGACAGCCAGTAAGGATCCTGTTAAAAATGCTGACCTCTGGCAAGAGCTAGATTCCCTCCTCCCAAAACATGAAATATCGTGGCACTGGGTCCGAGGTCATAATGGGCACCCTGGTAACGAGCTGGCGGATCAGCTTGCCAATAAGGGTGTTGAGGAATTTTTGCCTTAA
- a CDS encoding efflux RND transporter periplasmic adaptor subunit, producing the protein MSKIESSFDKALAKLVQFKNAVKVRLCSVWQKQSPRFDALKRLDYPTVKSFVLQFKWRILLVLVVLYAGSKVYDYFFPASEKAGGPITVTSVVVEKKDIPLIIEATGTIVSNSIVDIRPMVTNTVAKVEVKDGQEVKAGDLLFTLDDRNDKANYEKLKALADDAQKQYLRAKELVAKNFISKAGLETSLANAKSAQAAARAAEVQLSFDYIRSPINGRAGIVNVFPGSLVQASNIVSTATSSTATSSVGSMVTITQLNPINVQFVIPEKDIPIMLENQLDGEAMTVKVVVGESGKKTYEGKVLVIDNQVDPSIAAVRVKAQIPNDDKTLLPGQFARVSLVANTLKDALAVPSQAVIINARGKMVYVIDKDGKAVSKPIKVVYEYQGLTVITGIEPGDRVVVEGKQNLRPGSKVREAKSPTPANTSGAPAPASSTATEKK; encoded by the coding sequence GTGTCAAAAATAGAATCCTCATTCGACAAGGCACTCGCCAAGCTTGTGCAATTTAAAAATGCTGTCAAAGTCCGCCTATGCTCTGTTTGGCAAAAGCAGTCGCCCAGATTTGATGCACTAAAGCGCTTGGATTATCCAACCGTTAAGTCCTTTGTCCTTCAATTTAAATGGCGCATTCTATTAGTGCTGGTGGTCTTGTATGCGGGCTCAAAAGTCTATGACTACTTTTTTCCCGCCTCAGAAAAGGCAGGAGGTCCGATTACTGTAACTTCTGTTGTAGTTGAGAAAAAAGATATTCCTCTAATCATTGAAGCAACTGGCACGATTGTTTCCAATAGCATTGTCGATATTCGTCCAATGGTGACCAACACGGTGGCAAAGGTGGAAGTGAAAGATGGGCAGGAAGTTAAGGCGGGTGATTTGCTATTCACCCTCGATGACCGCAATGACAAAGCCAACTATGAAAAGCTAAAAGCCTTAGCCGATGATGCGCAAAAGCAATACCTTCGCGCCAAAGAACTAGTTGCTAAAAACTTTATCTCCAAAGCCGGTTTAGAAACTAGCCTTGCTAATGCCAAGTCCGCGCAAGCTGCTGCTCGCGCAGCTGAGGTTCAGCTCTCCTTTGACTATATCCGTTCACCAATTAATGGGCGCGCGGGAATTGTGAATGTATTCCCTGGATCACTTGTACAGGCTAGCAATATTGTTTCTACTGCAACGAGCTCCACCGCTACTTCAAGCGTTGGTTCTATGGTCACGATCACTCAATTGAACCCTATTAATGTTCAATTTGTTATTCCCGAAAAAGATATACCTATCATGCTGGAAAACCAGCTTGATGGGGAAGCCATGACTGTAAAAGTGGTCGTTGGAGAAAGCGGCAAAAAAACTTATGAGGGCAAGGTCTTAGTGATCGACAACCAAGTAGACCCATCAATTGCAGCGGTCCGAGTTAAAGCTCAGATACCTAATGACGATAAAACTCTGTTACCTGGCCAATTTGCTCGCGTGTCATTAGTGGCGAATACCCTGAAGGACGCCTTGGCAGTCCCCTCTCAAGCTGTCATCATCAACGCACGTGGCAAGATGGTGTACGTAATTGATAAAGACGGGAAAGCCGTTTCCAAGCCAATCAAGGTTGTCTACGAATACCAAGGATTAACAGTAATTACAGGTATTGAACCTGGCGATAGAGTTGTAGTTGAAGGCAAACAAAATCTTCGCCCTGGAAGCAAGGTGCGTGAAGCTAAATCGCCAACTCCTGCAAATACATCCGGTGCGCCTGCCCCAGCATCCTCAACGGCTACCGAGAAAAAATGA